The genomic stretch GTTCCACATTCAGGTTTGCCTGGTGAGTGTCCTGATCTGTCTGGCCTCCATCTGTATCTTCAAGATCAGAGGTCTCTGTTGTCTGTGTTTCGAAGTTGTCGTGGGTTTGTTTGGTTACGTGAACATTCTGCTTGGTCACAACAGCTTCCTGTTTCTTTGAAACACGATTTTGTTCCTTTCTATTTACACCCTCTTCTGTCAGCAGCATCACTGAGGTCTGCTCATCTGGGACATGCCCCTGTGTCTGGGAGGTGCTGTGATCTGTCCAATGAATGTGTGCAACTTCCTGAGCGGTAGTCAGGTCCTTTATGGCAGCATTCTGCTGCAACTCAAACACATAGCCTTCTTTTGCATCCTGCCTGCTATCAGTCATCGCCTCTTTTATAAGTCCAATAGTATGGTATCCAAACGACGAACTTCCTTGTGTTAACGTGGTAGTTGGTTCATGATGTGTGCAGTTGTTATTCAGTTCTCCTTTCTCACCTTCCTTGTCTGATTTCCCAGGATCCAGCGTGCCTCCCTTGCTCTGCAGCTCCATCTTTGCTGACACCTCTGATCGTATATAAACCTTTGCATCTCTGTAGGCCTCGGCATCtcttgacgtctgcttctctGATGGTATTTTTGTCCTCGTACATTTCTCTGGACGCATATAAGATAACATTTGTGTGTCTAGATTGGCCTGTCGCAGCTTCTCCACCTGCTTTTGCACTTCACTTTCTCCCCATAGAGAAGCCACAGTCCCCTCCGGAGTCTCAGGTTCAGTTTGTGGCCTTACTTCAGTGTGCGTCCCTCTCTCGACATTCCTCTTGCTGAGAGTTGTTGTCTCCGTTCGCGTGTGTACCTCTGCCTCGCACTCTGTCTGCGTCTGCACCCCCGTCCCAGTCTGCGTCTCCACTTCCGTCTGAGTCTCCACCTCGGTGTACAGCCTCATTCTCCCCCCACTGCTCCTCACCCATCTCTCATCCCCTATCTCGCCCATTCTTACACCCTCACCACCAACGCCAGTGCCTCCTGCTCCTCCTTCCTCCCCATCTTCCTCAGACACCAGGAGACACACCATTGGTTCAACCAGGGCCACGTCTCCCCCCAGGCTGCTGCTAAGGATGATGTCAGGGAACAAGAAATGATCTCGCTCCAGAGTGGCATTGGTGACAGCGGTGGACGAGGTCAACATGTCATCCTCCAGGTCATCCGGCAGGGTCGGCGAGTCACATTCGCTCCCCTCCCTGGATAGCAGAGGGGACCTCTCTGCCTCGCCCCTCGTTGAAGCATCCTTACCCCAGATGCAATTTAGTAACGTGTGACAGCACTGGATGGCATTTCCCATAATGCTTCTGCGTGCGATGCAGGAGTACAGTTGCTGATGACCTAAGGGGGCATAGACCACAGAGTTTACATATAAAATCTACATTTCGGGCATCGAGCAGACACTCAAGTTGGATTGAAAAACAAATATAAGAAACTCTTGCACACATAGTGGGCATGCCCAGGGTTTGTTGTTAATTTGCTAAGTTTGGTGTAGCAAACTgttgtgtgttcctgtgtgtgtgtgtgtgtgtgtgtgtgtgtgtgtgtgtgtgtgtgtgtgtgtgtgtgtgtgtgtgtgtgtgtgtgtgtgtgtgagcgagaggaaGCACACTTGCCAAGACAACAGCTGATGACATAAAGATTATGTTCTATGAATGTCACTGCACATCTTGCAGTGGTTTCACTTTCCAGTAGCTCAGACGGGAATACCTTGGATAAGCAACCTCGGTGGAAGACCGCTGGAGTGGAATTTGCTGGAAACCCAGAGCAAAGATGTGCAGGCAACCCAAGCACCACTTGCAAGTCCGGAAACTGACCCAGGAAACAAATTTGTTAGGttgtaactgttaaggatataATGCAAGATCTGCAAACAAGCAAATACATTCTCCAATAAATACATACAAAAGTACTGTTGTGATAATTGAGCACCCTCAAGATATACCAGGATAATGAGGCTAGGGAACAAACAAGGAAAGGAGACAGCGCACGCATCATCCTGTCATCAGCTCATCTAGTCCATATAGTTAAAGGATACAACAAAATGAAACAATCATGCTAATAGAGTGGGTCTGCAGGCCCTACCTGCTGGTGTGGAGAGTTGTAGACACTGCTGGTCTATACCTTCTTCTTCAGACTcctctgctcttcctcctcctgctaGAATATGAGTGCTGAGGTTCCCAGGCTTTCCCGCATAGCAGGAGTCTCCCCTCCTCCTAATGCGAAGCCATGTTACACAAGCTGGCTGGCTGTGCAGGTGTATGTATGTGTCCTTCTCTGCCCTTCATGGGATTATCCTGGACGTGGAAAGGCTGAAGAGGCGCTATGAGAGAGCCCGTCGGCCCTCCAGTCAGCAGCGCACTcggcctcgctctctctccctgtctctttaactaacacacacacacacacacacacacacacacacacgcacacacacacacacacacacacacacggttaaaATCTACTTTGGTCCAGAAGAGGGCGACCGCTCCATTTCTAAGTGATGTAACTTCCTGTATCCATACTTTTGGACCCATGCACTCTCTATCTATCTTGAATGTGAGCACGTGcacagagacagaggtcagtgtatAAATAGGATTTTGACACCTCCTCATTTTGTCCTCTGTGATAAAGTGAGCCACACAATGCAATACAACCCTTTCCAAACACAAGACCCTGCCAATCGCAAGCACATtcattctctcacgctctctctctctctggctctctggttGCCATGGTAGCACTGCAGAAAGACATTAACATTCTGAACAGTGTCTCTAAGACAACATGGGAAATGTTCTTGAACAAGACTTCCACAGGGGAACAAGCTGCGGGTGCAGAGAGCGATAACAGAGTCCCAGTAGAATTAGTGCACACAGGGCCCGGACGTGTAGCTGGAGCGAGGCAACTCGGTTCAAATTTGACTTCAGTTTCCACCAGAGCAGCAAACTCTCCAGTTTTACATCTTATCCGAGTGTGACTTCTGCTCTGCTTTAGTACAGCGCTTTTAAGCCGGTTTCCTGATCAGTGTGTACATTTGTCCATCCTTCATAATTTTGATCAATGATTTTGATTGTTTCGACACATGGGCTGTAGCTCACAAGTCAAACATTATAAACTGGGGGCAGACTCTTTGGCTGTGCTTCCCCCCAGTGGCTGTATCTGACACAATGTCACTGACAAAAAGGTCTGTCCGCTTGTGACTATGGCAGTCTATTTTTAACTGGTGGGTCCTGGACCAGAAGGGGCTTGCAAGAAGGCCTGACAGGGTTGAATTTTAAAAATGAGATGTTGTTATAATGTGGCTTAATGTTTGGGACTGTGACCAATGACCCCTGGcacgtgcacccccccccccaattgtatccagccaattactccactcttccgagccgttctggttgctgctccaccccctctgccgatccagggaaggctgcagactaccacatgcctcctccgaaacatgtggaatcgccagccgcttcttttcacctgacagtggaggggtttcgccagggggacgtagcgcgtgggaggatcatgctattccccccagccccccccccgaccgaccagaggaggcgctagtgcagcgaccaggacacatacccatatccggcttccgatccgcagacacggccaattgtgtctgtagggatgcccgaccaagccggaggcaacacggggattcaaaccggtgatccccatgttggtatggctcGCGCATCTCTGAATTAGATTAAGCAGGTATAGCAAACCTAAAGGAGGCAAATATGTTTTACTTGGTGTACTGGGAGGCAACTTAACAGGTGGGTCTCAATACAGAACCAGGGGAAAACCTCTGCTAGAAAGAGTCAATAGGTGATCTCATGAATTTTCATCACAGAGAGGGCTCAGAAAACAATAATAAAAACCATGACAAGAGTCGTTCTGTTTCGCCACTGATAGGCACATTGCATGAGTTTAATAAAGTGCAAATCATACAAAAGGTCATTCTCTAAACTTTCTAGAATAACTTTCAACACTTGCAATAAGGCTAGTGCAGTGAAAAAGCAGTTTGCCAATTATGATAGTTTATCATTTGAGCTCATACACCTGAAGGCAAAGCTACTAACCTTTAGGCAAAAGTGTTTTAAAAGTGTAAAATGAGGAGGATTTTCATATGAAATAGCCACACTAATCTGTGTCCATGTAACCTTTTTCAGATGTGTATCAGCGACGGAAACTAACATAGGTTATTACTTACTTGTATTTTCAAAGCTGACATCAAACACCTCTGTGCAAACTAACTATAACAATCTAATTTGTGTCTAAGACCACCACGAGGTAACATCTTTCCCTTTCCTGTCTCTTGGCATTCGCTGGCAGGAGAACACATCTGTAACTGCATTTGATCTTAAAGCTGAAATCAGGGATTTTTCTGCATTAacagttattttatccatctggaccactgagtcaggttacataatgcaAACTGGGATttgccatggttggagacactctccatatactGCTGTTTAAATTTTTTGACTGgataggacgaacactggtgtaGCGGCAACCacattcctactcaaacaggaataAGGTTTGAAGTGTGATGACGGTGTGGCAAAGCTTCTGTTGGACACAATCTACCAATTCCACAATCAATATTagtgtacaacagtgttcccgtaTAGTTTTATCTAATTTGTAATACTttagattgcctgtgttagcCTTGGTCTGAGGACGCCGTTTCTACAAGGATgctttactgctgagctgacggcacacatgcaacaatggctgctacaccttgtttgcagTTCTCGCTGCCAGAGGGAGGGTCAGATCAGGGAAATCATGAATTTCAGCTTTAAAAGATGACCAATGATGTTGAGAGATGAGCCAATGACATTGTTGGCTCCTAACCCTTGCCCCATCACAGAGCAGTTTCTCCCTCTCCTGCACCCATGTCCACTCTCCTCTGTACTCTGATTTCCTCGATGTCCTCCCACTCGTCCTCCAGCCCCACCCTATCTCTCACTCGGGTTGGTCTCTTCCAGCGAAGCAGCCTGTATCTGAGGGGAACCAGGAAGAGGGCGGGGTCAGGCATGGGGTGTGGCCTCTGTGGTAACATCACTCGAACTTGTGGGACACAAGCTCTGACCCTCTCTTCCCTCATGCTGACACGCCTTCTATGTCCCTTTtctgattggctgggagagaCTTGGGGAGGTGGTGAAAGAAGCCAGTTAGAGTCTTCCTCTTCAttttcatcatcttcatcatcttcatcatcatcatcttcttcttcttcttcaacatCATCAttatcttcctccctctcctctcccccttctttctttccttgGGCTTTTTCCTGACCATTGGGGGCTTCCTCGGGACTTTGGTTTTGCTGGTACAGTTTTAGGCGGGCCGTGTGTAGTTCTTGGCAGAGGGCTGTCGTGGTGATAGTCTGGCGATGCAGTTCGCGGCTCAGCGATGTGATCTTGTGGCTCCGGCGTTTCAACTCCTCTAGGAAATGACGCTCTTCCTCCTTGAGACTCCTCCCGAGGGCCAACGCTCGTGCCTGTCCTGCCCGCAGCTCCCCGCGCACAGTGACCATCATGCACTGCTGCTCCTCCAGGAGGCGCTCAGCAGCATGATAACGTTTGGCCAGCTCCATTTCCTCCtctgacacatacagacacagacacagacacagacacagacacagacacagacacacacaaacaaaaggaGGCACAAATTCATATACAAGTATAAATTGTActgcaatattaataaacataaagaTAGACTTGACATTACCAGATTTTCTTTTTAGAAAACCAGTGTTTGACCTGCAATTCTCAGATCAATATTTCTCCTGTTTGATACATTCAATCAATCCAATCTCGTATTTCTCTTTGTCTCGTGAATTAGCTCAGATTGCATTCTTATTCTCAGGTTTGCTTGAAGGCGTACTGAAACCCCCATCCCTCAGTGGTCTTGGTCTGATTGTTTTTGTCTACATCCAAGTGCAATTGTCCTGTTCACATATGCTCAAAAGAACTGAACACTGAGAGGAAACGCTCCAGGGGTTCGAAATGAACGATCCAAACAATCTAGGTGTGAAAACGCCCTAATGCAGTGAATATGAGCACCACAAGTACTATTCAAACACCCTCAGTAGAGA from Lampris incognitus isolate fLamInc1 chromosome 8, fLamInc1.hap2, whole genome shotgun sequence encodes the following:
- the LOC130117316 gene encoding coiled-coil domain-containing protein 92-like, yielding MDTERLEQQVASVDRSMAFLKREHLSMLTGLQLEITHLKRRCHELSCELESSFPDKTPAEEEMELAKRYHAAERLLEEQQCMMVTVRGELRAGQARALALGRSLKEEERHFLEELKRRSHKITSLSRELHRQTITTTALCQELHTARLKLYQQNQSPEEAPNGQEKAQGKKEGGEEREEDNDDVEEEEEDDDDEDDEDDENEEEDSNWLLSPPPQVSPSQSEKGHRRRVSMREERVRACVPQVRVMLPQRPHPMPDPALFLVPLRYRLLRWKRPTRVRDRVGLEDEWEDIEEIRVQRRVDMGAGEGETAL